The following proteins are encoded in a genomic region of Leptospira fainei serovar Hurstbridge str. BUT 6:
- a CDS encoding citrate/2-methylcitrate synthase: MSDFVELKVGDQVHRIPLITGTDGKKGIDIRELHDKTGLTSYDPGFFNTAYAQSKISRRDPNTGDLHYRGYDVAELVHYSTFVETSYLLIYGELPDEKQLKEFSTKLSKHSLIHEDMINLFDGFPGKAHPLAILSVMVSSLSSYYQDEYEEYLDRGIDQAARLLAKIRTIAAFSYKKMIGQPFVYPVDRHPYCTNFLYMLFSLPSVKYQPSEDHDRILNQLWILYADHEQNVSNTTVQLIGSTQANIFASISSAISALWGSREGGRQVAAVELIEDIIKSKLSVPEYFERFTKGQVHFHSTGFGHDAYKAKSKRSIIAQKLFSDFYKQKKLDPIAEIALQVDEHLSKDPFFIEKNLYPNLEFYSAVLFHSLGIPKELFTAMQAIGKLPGWLAHWREQRLSGDYSKVRPRQIYTGHSPRKYKQILER; the protein is encoded by the coding sequence ATGAGCGACTTCGTGGAATTGAAAGTTGGGGATCAAGTTCATCGTATTCCGTTGATTACGGGAACGGATGGAAAGAAGGGAATCGATATTCGTGAACTGCACGATAAAACGGGTCTAACTTCGTACGACCCGGGATTCTTCAATACTGCCTACGCGCAGAGTAAAATTTCGCGGAGAGATCCGAATACGGGAGATCTTCACTATCGCGGTTATGACGTAGCCGAATTAGTGCATTATTCGACGTTCGTGGAAACCAGCTACTTGCTGATCTATGGAGAACTTCCGGACGAAAAGCAATTGAAGGAATTTTCCACCAAGCTTTCCAAACACAGCTTAATCCACGAAGACATGATCAATCTCTTTGACGGATTTCCAGGAAAGGCTCACCCGCTCGCGATTCTATCCGTGATGGTTTCGTCTCTTTCCAGCTATTATCAGGATGAATACGAAGAATATTTGGACAGAGGAATCGATCAGGCAGCGAGGCTCCTTGCGAAGATCCGTACGATCGCCGCTTTTTCCTACAAAAAGATGATCGGACAGCCTTTCGTATATCCGGTGGATAGGCATCCTTATTGTACGAATTTTCTGTACATGCTTTTCTCCCTCCCTTCCGTTAAATACCAGCCTTCGGAAGATCATGATCGAATTTTAAATCAATTATGGATTCTATATGCCGATCACGAGCAAAATGTTTCGAATACGACCGTGCAATTAATCGGTTCCACGCAAGCCAATATCTTCGCGTCGATTTCCTCGGCGATAAGCGCTCTATGGGGATCGAGGGAGGGAGGTCGCCAAGTCGCGGCAGTGGAATTGATAGAAGATATCATCAAATCCAAACTTTCCGTTCCGGAATATTTCGAACGATTTACGAAAGGTCAGGTTCATTTCCATTCCACCGGGTTCGGACACGACGCATACAAAGCGAAAAGCAAACGTTCCATCATCGCCCAAAAATTGTTCTCCGACTTTTACAAACAGAAGAAGTTGGATCCGATCGCGGAAATCGCGTTGCAAGTCGATGAGCATTTAAGCAAAGATCCTTTCTTTATAGAAAAGAACCTATATCCCAATCTGGAATTCTATAGCGCGGTTCTGTTTCATAGTTTAGGTATTCCAAAAGAACTCTTTACTGCGATGCAAGCGATCGGTAAACTTCCCGGTTGGTTGGCGCATTGGAGAGAACAGCGACTTTCGGGAGATTATTCCAAGGTACGTCCTCGCCAGATTTATACCGGCCATTCTCCCAGAAAATATAAGCAGATTTTAGAAAGATAA
- a CDS encoding class 1 isoprenoid biosynthesis enzyme produces MLKLEFGKYESSMEEEGFHKLFNGAILNLCNELPSSLRTETLRFLREYSGSAISGNFDFFNRYHGPCYTIIYWINEKAHSLPWDDPWLTLLIQSHSSALLLYSLDDHLVDKSLKTSGTLLQLRTQAWERYSQAGKLFDKEIHKASIVREEFIDKYFRSIRDTGFSDTLEDYLTRFRSQMAIWSLQPYLLARSFLSREQAESVLKMYESFGIAWRLLEDYRDLGEDIETGSVSSMIYFLPEQVQLNWGKQARAEIFTLFEQSNLDQKVSDLINSYLNEAAQIAARLHLKEYAHCLSSMRLPILNYSSRESKNLKP; encoded by the coding sequence ATGTTGAAGTTGGAATTTGGGAAGTACGAGTCCTCGATGGAAGAGGAGGGCTTTCACAAGCTTTTCAACGGAGCGATTTTAAATCTATGTAATGAACTTCCCTCTTCTCTGAGAACGGAAACACTTCGTTTTTTGAGGGAATATTCGGGAAGCGCGATATCCGGCAATTTCGACTTTTTTAATAGATACCATGGACCTTGCTATACGATTATCTATTGGATTAACGAGAAGGCCCATAGCCTTCCTTGGGATGATCCTTGGCTAACGTTGCTCATTCAATCCCATTCGTCCGCTTTATTGCTTTATTCGCTTGATGATCATTTAGTCGATAAATCGTTAAAGACGTCAGGCACTTTACTTCAGTTACGCACTCAGGCTTGGGAAAGATATTCTCAAGCTGGAAAATTATTCGATAAGGAAATTCATAAGGCTTCTATCGTTCGAGAGGAATTTATCGATAAATATTTTCGCTCGATCCGCGATACCGGCTTTTCGGATACATTAGAAGATTATTTAACTCGATTTCGTTCACAGATGGCAATCTGGTCTCTTCAACCTTATTTGCTGGCTAGGTCGTTTTTATCTAGAGAGCAGGCGGAATCGGTCTTAAAAATGTACGAATCGTTCGGAATCGCGTGGCGGCTATTGGAGGATTATCGGGATTTGGGCGAGGATATAGAAACCGGGTCGGTCTCATCTATGATCTATTTTCTACCCGAACAAGTTCAGCTTAATTGGGGAAAACAGGCTCGCGCCGAAATATTTACCTTATTTGAGCAATCCAATCTGGATCAAAAAGTTTCCGATTTGATTAATTCGTATCTAAATGAAGCCGCGCAAATAGCTGCAAGGTTGCATTTGAAAGAATACGCGCACTGTCTATCATCCATGAGATTACCGATCTTGAATTATTCGAGCCGAGAATCGAAAAACCTCAAACCGTAA
- a CDS encoding 7TM-DISM domain-containing protein yields MLFFSRKYNRAKLQFVPVALLLLVCSMSCADSTNGTPNVRAINGVIDLRETNLWGNIIPLAGQWEFRWGELFYPGKEFRQAPEYESVPGIWRDYARHYPLMGHASYKLHLRLSGKEGNLVLRIPRLPGVYSVYLGNKQVFANGITGENSAGTFFIAHPVIRNIPIKESEFDLIVNVSNYRGNFLKGGIRNGFLLGGADTLFTSGLTEAFRDTLLICVIFSVGLYHIVFFVSYRKDSVPALFAIFCLLVSFYTFITSNIQYSLIPELPLDFRIRLEFLCEVAFFQIIYLMMREMYPRQYKEKWMLVAMSSTILFTAAITILNETDVVTLYSFFMYFPPVYTAVLLYGIGSAWKAGENKAKTICLSGLILVVAMINDVTYGLFEVYILFPYSFPVGLVGFIIFNSYLISVRFTEDLEKSKDFADLQVRYNEQLKHNAEEKAKAALEINRSMDSELSSLMYELESKEKNDRSFQKLKIELSDTMTNVRDMVFLMNYQGTKTELIEEELKKFLKENPSSGDLHVEIQNVSESLRIDQCLQVHKIFLEVSGKILKKGTREKIHLFWGREGTSVLLRISQGGFGVSNEDKFESVISDIRLRTDKLNGRYVLLTEKGNLEFELRVPT; encoded by the coding sequence GCTTCTGCTGGTCTGCTCGATGTCATGCGCTGATTCTACGAATGGAACTCCCAATGTTCGGGCAATCAACGGAGTGATCGATTTACGCGAAACGAATCTTTGGGGCAATATTATTCCCTTAGCCGGGCAATGGGAATTTAGGTGGGGCGAACTATTTTACCCCGGGAAAGAATTTCGGCAAGCGCCAGAATACGAGTCCGTACCGGGAATTTGGAGAGATTACGCTCGTCACTACCCGTTGATGGGACATGCATCATATAAACTTCATTTACGGCTGAGCGGAAAGGAAGGAAACCTTGTTTTACGAATTCCTAGGCTTCCTGGAGTTTATTCCGTGTATCTGGGAAACAAGCAGGTTTTTGCGAACGGGATAACCGGAGAGAATTCTGCGGGAACTTTTTTTATCGCGCATCCTGTCATCCGAAACATTCCGATAAAAGAATCGGAATTCGATCTGATTGTAAATGTTTCCAATTATCGCGGAAATTTTTTAAAAGGAGGAATTAGAAACGGCTTTCTTTTAGGCGGTGCGGATACTCTTTTTACGAGCGGATTGACGGAAGCATTTCGGGATACTCTTCTGATATGCGTGATTTTTTCCGTCGGTTTATATCATATAGTATTTTTCGTTTCTTACCGTAAAGATTCTGTTCCCGCCCTCTTTGCGATCTTTTGTCTTTTGGTCTCATTTTACACTTTCATAACTTCTAATATACAATATTCGCTCATTCCGGAATTGCCGTTGGACTTTAGGATTCGATTGGAATTTCTGTGTGAAGTCGCCTTCTTTCAGATCATTTACTTAATGATGCGGGAAATGTATCCCCGTCAATACAAAGAAAAGTGGATGCTCGTAGCAATGAGCTCGACCATCTTATTCACGGCAGCCATTACCATTTTGAACGAAACGGATGTGGTCACTCTATATTCATTTTTTATGTATTTCCCGCCGGTCTATACCGCGGTTCTCCTATACGGAATCGGGTCTGCATGGAAAGCGGGCGAGAATAAGGCCAAGACGATTTGTTTATCAGGTTTGATTTTGGTCGTCGCAATGATAAACGACGTGACTTACGGTCTGTTTGAAGTCTATATTCTTTTCCCATATAGCTTTCCTGTCGGGTTGGTGGGATTTATTATATTTAATTCATATTTGATTTCGGTCCGATTTACGGAGGATCTTGAAAAATCCAAGGATTTCGCGGATTTACAGGTTCGATATAATGAACAATTGAAACATAACGCGGAAGAGAAGGCGAAGGCGGCTCTTGAAATCAACCGCAGTATGGATTCCGAATTGAGTTCTCTGATGTATGAGTTGGAATCGAAGGAGAAGAACGATCGATCCTTTCAGAAATTGAAAATCGAACTGAGCGACACGATGACTAACGTGCGTGATATGGTTTTTCTAATGAATTATCAAGGAACGAAGACGGAATTGATAGAGGAAGAATTGAAGAAATTTCTGAAAGAAAATCCGAGTTCGGGAGATCTTCATGTCGAAATTCAAAACGTATCCGAATCCTTACGGATCGATCAATGTCTTCAAGTGCATAAAATATTCCTGGAGGTATCGGGAAAGATTCTGAAAAAAGGAACGAGGGAAAAGATTCATCTTTTTTGGGGGAGAGAAGGTACATCGGTTCTTTTAAGAATTTCTCAAGGGGGGTTCGGGGTTTCCAACGAAGATAAATTCGAATCGGTAATTTCGGATATTCGGTTAAGAACCGATAAATTAAACGGGCGTTATGTTCTTCTCACGGAAAAGGGAAATCTAGAGTTCGAATTAAGGGTTCCGACCTAA
- a CDS encoding alpha/beta fold hydrolase, with protein MSRIEDAVISERGKSSESSKDNTFKEASIASGEVSIFLKYNHTSKERPNRQTILFVHGYPDDHRTWSYQLDALCEECNVAALDLRGAGKSSKPEKQKAYNIRRIFEDLEAVIRFLGNGKPIHIVAHDWGALICWAFVADKKYSRFVKSYTAMGGPHPVLAKKSIFRLLFSLNPVSILKALTQARKSWYIIFFQIPFLPELSWKLFPKFLWKMAMNLGGVPKGDSLRSKTKEEILSSALWPMNLYRELLRGERFPVPEYIGPPVQVFIPVNDFAIRPESYKLHKEICASYRELRFNSNHWIQRVLPGLITEKIKEFVWETG; from the coding sequence ATGAGCAGGATCGAAGACGCCGTGATTAGCGAGAGAGGGAAATCCTCCGAATCGTCGAAAGATAATACTTTTAAAGAAGCGTCGATTGCCAGTGGAGAAGTTTCAATTTTTCTAAAGTACAATCATACTAGCAAAGAAAGACCAAACCGACAGACGATTCTCTTTGTACACGGATATCCTGACGACCATCGTACCTGGTCGTATCAACTGGATGCGTTATGCGAAGAATGTAACGTGGCTGCTTTGGATCTTAGGGGGGCCGGAAAGTCCTCCAAACCGGAGAAACAAAAAGCGTATAATATCAGGAGAATTTTTGAGGATTTAGAAGCGGTGATTCGGTTTCTCGGAAACGGGAAGCCGATTCATATAGTCGCGCACGATTGGGGGGCTTTGATTTGTTGGGCCTTTGTCGCCGACAAAAAGTATTCTCGATTCGTAAAATCTTATACTGCGATGGGAGGTCCGCATCCCGTTTTAGCGAAAAAGAGCATATTTAGATTGCTCTTCTCCTTAAATCCGGTTTCGATATTGAAAGCCCTGACTCAAGCCCGTAAATCCTGGTATATTATCTTTTTTCAGATTCCGTTTTTACCGGAATTGTCCTGGAAATTATTTCCGAAATTTCTTTGGAAGATGGCGATGAATTTAGGCGGCGTTCCTAAGGGGGATTCATTACGTTCCAAAACGAAAGAAGAAATTTTATCCTCGGCGCTTTGGCCGATGAATTTGTATCGCGAATTACTCCGCGGCGAAAGATTTCCGGTCCCGGAGTATATAGGACCTCCCGTTCAGGTTTTTATTCCCGTCAATGATTTTGCGATTCGACCCGAATCCTATAAGCTTCATAAGGAAATTTGCGCCTCTTATCGGGAACTTCGCTTCAATTCGAATCATTGGATTCAAAGGGTTTTACCCGGACTCATAACCGAGAAGATTAAGGAATTTGTTTGGGAAACCGGTTGA
- a CDS encoding M24 family metallopeptidase, with the protein MSREEYSLSELEAYRRVQSFAYEAVESVRKELYPGITEEKAARKIDDYIRARGGSTFFHYGFAWFGDRTAFRGFKRPLSFRHFGKGEGILPHFGKRFQPSNRKLREGMAVILDVAPSIAGRSADIGYSFCFGENPEHERAMAALEEYRELILNGVLAKRKLGEIYREVDERIRSAGYVNCHSIYPQGVLGHKVGKLPAYNLPGGRFLGFPLQTFAYLVPQMLKGFLPWSPSSSPLWSETSEFPAEPGLWAVEPHIGKMYSGLQADQSFGVKWEEILVVTDSTAYWLDDSLPHIRQWEKNKKKHSGKKIKASKEGAFV; encoded by the coding sequence ATGTCCAGGGAAGAGTATTCTTTATCAGAATTAGAAGCTTATCGCCGGGTCCAATCATTTGCATACGAGGCAGTCGAATCCGTTCGTAAGGAACTTTATCCCGGAATCACCGAAGAAAAGGCCGCTCGAAAAATAGACGACTATATTCGGGCAAGAGGCGGATCCACATTCTTTCATTACGGATTTGCCTGGTTCGGAGATCGAACTGCGTTTCGAGGCTTTAAAAGGCCGTTATCTTTCCGTCACTTTGGGAAAGGAGAAGGAATCTTGCCTCATTTTGGAAAAAGGTTCCAACCTTCCAATCGTAAATTAAGGGAGGGAATGGCGGTCATTCTGGACGTTGCCCCTTCCATTGCAGGGCGTTCGGCAGATATCGGATATTCCTTTTGCTTTGGCGAAAATCCCGAACATGAACGAGCGATGGCCGCTTTGGAAGAATACCGTGAGTTGATTTTAAATGGAGTCCTCGCAAAACGAAAATTAGGTGAAATTTACCGAGAAGTCGACGAACGAATTCGTTCCGCCGGATACGTCAATTGTCATTCCATCTATCCGCAAGGCGTTCTGGGGCACAAAGTCGGTAAGTTACCTGCTTATAATTTACCCGGCGGAAGATTTCTCGGATTTCCGTTGCAAACCTTTGCCTACTTAGTTCCGCAAATGTTGAAAGGCTTTCTTCCCTGGAGTCCTTCTTCTTCTCCTCTTTGGTCTGAAACTTCCGAATTTCCGGCAGAACCGGGATTATGGGCGGTAGAACCGCATATAGGAAAGATGTATTCGGGTTTACAAGCCGATCAATCGTTCGGAGTGAAATGGGAGGAAATATTGGTTGTGACCGATTCCACCGCGTACTGGCTGGACGATTCGCTTCCTCATATTCGTCAGTGGGAAAAAAATAAGAAAAAACATTCAGGGAAGAAAATCAAAGCTTCGAAGGAAGGCGCTTTTGTTTGA
- a CDS encoding metal-dependent hydrolase, with protein sequence MKRRSMLQTKNFNFYPVRKPKFEFSKGGTSKHWLDGSAYKTHIMNTWTLFFPDGEKFFIRSLQKFLVKIKDPRVLRNANAFIGQEAQHAGEHRKTWKILEDQGYKISGFVGFFNALCFKYLEKFGSAMMCLSATAGAEHYTSLIATIGLKMKVLDGAESEMRRLWEWHAAEEIEHKSAAFDVLLDVSGNYFRRVLGFLAATFVFWPMTFIGAEILLWQDGLTFRWKTRKDAFRFLFVDEKVFFHWLAAFFRYLKPNFHPDQEDNLELSKAILQSPEHRYKEIA encoded by the coding sequence ATGAAAAGAAGATCTATGCTGCAAACCAAGAATTTCAATTTTTATCCGGTCAGGAAGCCTAAATTCGAATTCTCTAAAGGAGGAACTAGCAAGCATTGGCTAGACGGATCCGCCTATAAAACCCATATTATGAATACCTGGACTTTATTCTTTCCGGACGGAGAGAAATTCTTCATTCGAAGTCTTCAGAAGTTTTTAGTAAAAATAAAGGATCCTAGAGTGCTTAGGAACGCGAACGCCTTTATCGGACAGGAAGCTCAACATGCCGGGGAACATAGGAAGACTTGGAAAATCTTGGAAGACCAAGGCTATAAAATCTCCGGATTCGTAGGTTTTTTTAACGCACTTTGCTTTAAATATCTGGAAAAATTCGGTTCTGCGATGATGTGCCTTTCCGCTACAGCCGGGGCAGAACATTATACTTCTTTAATAGCTACCATCGGTTTGAAGATGAAAGTTTTGGATGGAGCAGAATCTGAAATGAGGAGACTCTGGGAATGGCATGCTGCGGAAGAAATCGAGCATAAATCGGCTGCTTTCGACGTCCTTTTGGATGTAAGCGGGAATTATTTCCGTCGTGTCCTCGGTTTTCTTGCGGCCACTTTCGTATTTTGGCCGATGACCTTTATCGGCGCGGAGATCCTGCTGTGGCAGGACGGATTGACTTTTAGATGGAAAACTAGAAAAGATGCTTTTCGTTTTCTATTCGTAGACGAAAAGGTCTTCTTTCATTGGTTAGCGGCTTTCTTCAGATATCTCAAACCTAACTTTCATCCTGATCAAGAAGATAATTTGGAATTGAGTAAAGCCATTCTACAATCACCAGAACATAGATATAAGGAAATTGCATGA
- a CDS encoding SDR family NAD(P)-dependent oxidoreductase, whose amino-acid sequence MSNLHGKHILITGANGGFGRELTKQLLEKGANLILTDMKAPDTKPETYLNGKTAHGRILGSFAADLSTEAGCTKAHKEAVKIDPKVDILINNAGLAFMGRLLDVPNDKWKLILDVNLYAPIYLSRLFLPAMLDRKYGHIVNLSSVAGITAPGELVYYSISKFGIRALGKALDSGYRSKGVYTTNVYPFFADTNILKSEQFGGDKQRVVPPAIVDSPTMVVRAIIRGMEKKKLHVFPGFTSKMIRFLTRLSPGFIRAMERLGQKFS is encoded by the coding sequence ATGAGCAATCTACACGGAAAACACATATTAATTACCGGAGCCAACGGAGGTTTCGGAAGAGAATTAACGAAACAACTTTTAGAGAAGGGAGCGAATTTAATTTTAACCGATATGAAAGCTCCCGATACAAAACCGGAGACTTATCTTAACGGTAAGACTGCTCACGGCCGCATATTGGGAAGTTTTGCCGCCGATCTCAGCACTGAAGCGGGTTGCACGAAAGCTCATAAGGAGGCCGTGAAAATCGATCCGAAAGTGGACATTCTCATTAATAATGCCGGTTTGGCTTTCATGGGTCGTCTTTTGGATGTGCCGAATGATAAATGGAAATTAATACTGGATGTTAATCTTTACGCGCCTATTTATTTGAGCCGCTTATTTCTTCCGGCGATGTTGGATAGGAAATACGGTCACATCGTCAACTTATCCTCCGTGGCCGGAATTACCGCGCCGGGTGAATTGGTTTATTATTCCATTTCAAAATTCGGAATTCGAGCTTTAGGTAAAGCGTTAGATTCGGGTTATCGCAGCAAGGGAGTTTATACTACGAACGTATATCCGTTCTTTGCGGATACGAATATCCTAAAATCCGAACAGTTCGGCGGAGATAAACAGAGAGTAGTACCTCCGGCTATTGTCGATAGTCCGACCATGGTGGTTAGAGCGATCATTAGAGGGATGGAAAAGAAAAAACTGCACGTGTTTCCGGGATTCACGTCAAAGATGATTCGATTCCTCACGAGATTATCTCCCGGTTTCATAAGGGCGATGGAGCGCCTCGGACAAAAATTTTCGTGA
- a CDS encoding class I SAM-dependent methyltransferase, which translates to MKHLEMFDNRLSRMSKHWKKWAKRREITCFRIYDRDIPQVPLSIDLYEDYCLVSEYLNEYPLTDDDREKERSFIRSSILKILNIPVDNLFWKRREQKKGNAQYEKMGERAVSIIAREGGLKFKVNLSDYLDTGLFLDHRITRDLVRKESKDKNVLNLYSYTGSFSVYAIDGGARRVTSVDLSKTYLDWSEENFRLNGMYPDEHEFLREDVTEWLKKERSNPRREKYDLIIVDPPTFSNSKKMRDIFDVQRDYPFLLNAVFKDFSEPNATLYFSTNFRKFKMDPGALLWEDMQDLTKATHPEDFRNEKVRTVWKMKNKS; encoded by the coding sequence ATGAAGCATCTGGAGATGTTCGACAATCGCCTATCCCGTATGTCTAAGCACTGGAAAAAATGGGCGAAAAGAAGGGAGATCACCTGCTTTCGCATATACGATCGCGACATTCCCCAGGTCCCTCTTTCCATCGATCTTTATGAAGATTATTGCTTAGTCTCGGAATATTTGAACGAATATCCTCTCACCGACGACGATAGGGAAAAGGAAAGATCGTTTATTCGATCCTCTATTTTAAAAATTCTCAATATTCCCGTCGATAATTTGTTCTGGAAAAGAAGGGAGCAAAAAAAAGGAAACGCTCAATATGAAAAAATGGGAGAACGAGCCGTTTCGATTATCGCTAGAGAGGGCGGGCTTAAATTCAAAGTAAATCTGAGCGATTATCTGGATACCGGCCTTTTCTTGGACCATCGGATCACTCGAGATTTGGTACGAAAGGAAAGTAAGGACAAAAACGTTTTGAATCTTTATTCGTATACGGGATCTTTTTCGGTATACGCGATCGACGGTGGCGCTCGGCGGGTTACAAGCGTCGATTTATCCAAAACTTATCTGGATTGGTCGGAGGAAAATTTCCGATTAAACGGAATGTATCCCGACGAGCACGAATTTCTGAGAGAAGACGTAACGGAATGGCTCAAGAAAGAAAGATCAAATCCCCGTCGGGAAAAATACGATCTCATTATCGTAGATCCCCCCACGTTCTCGAACAGCAAGAAAATGCGGGACATATTCGACGTACAGCGAGATTATCCTTTTTTGTTAAACGCAGTCTTTAAGGATTTCTCGGAACCGAACGCGACATTGTATTTCTCGACCAACTTTCGAAAATTTAAAATGGATCCCGGCGCCTTACTTTGGGAAGATATGCAGGATTTGACGAAAGCTACCCACCCGGAAGATTTTCGAAATGAAAAAGTCCGAACGGTTTGGAAGATGAAAAATAAATCCTGA
- a CDS encoding helix-turn-helix domain-containing protein produces the protein MKINPMFFLHFWIQFGTALSLLLALMELAKKRESKVPSGMFFLALLLASVESRIGLTLVPEALEKTWPWIFFFPSVWAIGPALLLISRNMVQYAIDREISIGLHFLPAIFVLLGECFAIRFLPEEFRREAIYNAVHGSRIDFLTFVSVFGFIHQTAYSLLLWILFRRVSRETEIPLSSLVYTVLLVIFTTIELCWLGYFLKSTDLLAVGASFQTLGIVLIFLFSSRYPNFFISLKSEIQQKRYERTQIAGVDLDAVQTRLRELMEIDKIYREEALKIQDLAARLLLSPHQLSRILNEKYGKNFNEFVNGFRIEEAKKMLLEDEERTVLSIGYEVGFNSKSTFNAQFLKIAEMTPQEWRKKGRIS, from the coding sequence TTGAAAATCAATCCCATGTTTTTCCTGCATTTCTGGATCCAGTTCGGAACCGCTCTATCGCTTCTCTTGGCCCTGATGGAACTGGCAAAAAAAAGGGAATCAAAGGTTCCGAGCGGTATGTTTTTTTTGGCCCTACTTTTGGCATCGGTAGAAAGCCGAATCGGTCTAACCCTGGTCCCTGAGGCTTTGGAAAAGACCTGGCCCTGGATTTTTTTCTTCCCCTCCGTTTGGGCAATCGGACCGGCGCTTTTGTTAATTTCTAGAAATATGGTTCAATATGCCATTGATCGAGAAATCTCCATAGGACTTCACTTTCTGCCCGCAATATTCGTTCTTTTGGGAGAATGTTTCGCGATCCGGTTTCTTCCGGAAGAATTCAGACGAGAGGCGATATACAACGCGGTCCATGGAAGCAGAATCGATTTTCTAACGTTTGTTTCCGTCTTCGGCTTCATTCACCAAACGGCTTACTCGTTACTTCTTTGGATTTTGTTTCGGAGAGTCTCGAGAGAGACGGAAATTCCTCTGTCCTCTCTCGTTTATACGGTTCTGCTGGTAATTTTTACGACGATTGAACTTTGCTGGTTGGGCTACTTTTTGAAAAGTACGGATTTATTGGCCGTCGGTGCAAGTTTTCAAACTCTCGGCATCGTACTAATTTTCTTGTTCTCCTCCCGTTATCCCAATTTCTTTATCTCCTTAAAATCCGAAATACAGCAAAAGCGATATGAACGAACCCAGATAGCCGGAGTCGATCTGGATGCGGTTCAGACACGATTACGAGAATTAATGGAAATCGATAAAATCTATCGGGAAGAGGCGCTTAAGATCCAGGACTTAGCCGCAAGATTGCTTCTTTCGCCTCACCAGCTCTCTCGGATTTTGAACGAAAAATACGGCAAAAATTTCAACGAGTTTGTAAACGGGTTTCGAATCGAAGAGGCAAAAAAGATGCTTTTGGAGGACGAGGAACGAACGGTTTTGTCGATCGGCTACGAAGTAGGCTTTAATTCCAAATCCACATTCAACGCTCAATTTTTAAAAATCGCCGAAATGACCCCTCAAGAATGGAGAAAAAAAGGTCGCATTTCATAA
- a CDS encoding cytochrome-c peroxidase, translated as MIKKRLIAMTGFLLFAISACGPSEKTKLLMEEAKRTFGTIPAKMPGSQNDTPELVKLGEKLYFEKKLSINDSQACSSCHNISGKGAGVDNLPTSPGALGKNGDRNSPTSLNAGFHAAQFWDGRAADLKAQAKGPILNPGEMAMPSEAAVEKKLSEIPEYVELFAKAFPKQEKKITYDNLAEAIAAFERTLITKDRFDEFQNGNYRALNSEEQKGLDTFITIGCIQCHNGPLLGGNSFRKLGQVNPYENVEDKGRFTLTKNVADLYVFKVPSLRNVALTGPYFHDGKVKTLDEAVKKMAFIQLGKELSNEEIGSIVGFLKALSDKNRSN; from the coding sequence ATGATTAAGAAACGCCTCATCGCGATGACGGGCTTCCTTCTATTTGCAATTTCGGCCTGCGGTCCATCCGAGAAGACGAAACTACTGATGGAAGAAGCAAAAAGGACCTTCGGAACGATTCCGGCAAAAATGCCAGGATCTCAAAATGACACACCCGAGTTAGTAAAACTCGGCGAAAAACTTTACTTTGAAAAGAAACTCTCCATAAACGATTCTCAAGCATGTAGCTCCTGCCATAATATCAGTGGAAAAGGTGCAGGAGTTGATAATTTACCTACGTCTCCGGGCGCCCTGGGCAAAAATGGAGATCGGAATTCTCCAACTTCTTTGAATGCCGGATTTCATGCGGCGCAATTCTGGGATGGACGAGCGGCGGATTTAAAAGCCCAGGCAAAAGGGCCGATCCTGAACCCTGGTGAAATGGCGATGCCTTCCGAAGCGGCGGTGGAAAAGAAACTTTCAGAGATTCCGGAATATGTGGAATTATTTGCGAAAGCGTTTCCGAAACAAGAAAAGAAAATTACGTATGACAATCTGGCTGAAGCTATTGCCGCGTTCGAAAGAACTCTTATCACGAAAGATCGTTTTGACGAATTCCAAAACGGAAACTATCGGGCTTTAAATTCGGAAGAGCAAAAAGGATTAGATACCTTTATCACGATAGGATGCATCCAATGCCATAACGGTCCGCTTTTAGGAGGAAATTCTTTCCGTAAATTAGGACAAGTCAATCCCTATGAAAATGTAGAAGACAAGGGTAGATTCACTTTAACTAAAAATGTGGCGGATCTTTACGTATTTAAGGTTCCTTCGTTACGAAATGTCGCTTTAACCGGACCATATTTCCACGATGGAAAAGTGAAGACTTTGGACGAAGCCGTGAAGAAGATGGCGTTCATTCAGCTGGGAAAGGAACTTTCCAACGAAGAAATCGGCTCAATCGTCGGTTTCTTGAAAGCATTATCCGATAAAAATCGGTCTAATTAA